From a single Acidimicrobiales bacterium genomic region:
- a CDS encoding amidase, translated as MATFIHRLETTGTGDRLAVKDLIDLAGLPTTAGCRAVAEDAAPAAEDAACMAGARAAELAGRVRIVGKANLHELAFGASGINHGFGTPVNPLDRRRIPGGSSSGSAVAVAGDEADLAFGSDTGGSVRIPSACCGTVGLKTTHGRVPLDGVWPLATSLDTIGPMARDVAGVVKGMELLEPGFEVGGSVPSTVGRFRYGNVDPEIDAAVDRALAGVGCKVEGVELPGWTEAFGAGGGILLAEAWENLERLLERRDRLGEDVAQRIEVAGTITPEARASAEAVKARWLAELEAAFSLVELIALPTLPVFPPAADALDDLQLTMLTLPVNVAGLPALVLPVPAGRLPASVQLVAPAGAEERLLAFGAVLERAIAAG; from the coding sequence ATGGCCACCTTCATCCACCGACTGGAGACCACGGGCACCGGCGACCGACTTGCGGTCAAGGACCTCATCGACCTGGCCGGCTTGCCGACCACGGCCGGGTGCCGGGCGGTCGCCGAGGACGCCGCGCCAGCGGCGGAGGATGCAGCGTGCATGGCCGGGGCCAGGGCGGCTGAGCTCGCCGGGCGGGTCCGCATCGTGGGCAAGGCCAATCTCCATGAGCTCGCCTTCGGTGCCAGTGGGATAAACCACGGCTTCGGAACACCCGTCAACCCACTCGACCGGCGTCGCATACCGGGCGGCTCTTCCAGCGGCTCGGCAGTGGCCGTGGCCGGCGACGAGGCCGACCTCGCCTTCGGCAGCGACACCGGAGGCTCCGTGCGGATCCCCTCGGCGTGCTGCGGGACGGTTGGACTCAAGACGACCCACGGCAGGGTGCCCCTCGATGGAGTCTGGCCACTGGCGACCAGCCTGGACACGATCGGCCCGATGGCCAGGGACGTGGCCGGCGTCGTGAAGGGCATGGAGCTGCTCGAGCCGGGATTCGAGGTGGGGGGCTCGGTGCCATCGACCGTCGGCCGGTTCCGGTACGGGAACGTCGACCCTGAGATCGACGCCGCCGTGGACCGCGCCCTCGCCGGCGTCGGGTGCAAGGTCGAGGGAGTGGAGCTGCCGGGCTGGACCGAGGCGTTCGGCGCCGGTGGTGGCATCCTCCTGGCCGAGGCCTGGGAGAACCTCGAGCGCCTCCTCGAGCGGCGCGATCGGCTCGGTGAGGACGTCGCCCAGCGCATAGAGGTGGCGGGCACCATCACGCCCGAGGCGCGTGCCTCGGCCGAGGCCGTCAAGGCGCGCTGGCTTGCGGAACTGGAAGCGGCCTTCTCGCTGGTCGAGCTGATCGCCCTGCCGACCCTGCCGGTGTTCCCGCCCGCGGCAGATGCTCTCGATGACCTGCAGCTGACGATGCTGACCCTCCCCGTCAACGTGGCCGGCCTGCCGGCGCTGGTCCTCCCCGTCCCCGCCGGTCGCCTGCCCGCCAGCGTCCAGCTCGTGGCGCCGGCGGGCGCCGAAGAGCGACTGCTGGCCTTCGGGGCCGTCCTGGAGCGCGCCATCGCTGCTGGGTAG